One region of Caldimonas thermodepolymerans genomic DNA includes:
- a CDS encoding ammonium transporter, with amino-acid sequence MKKLLAILALGSALFGLTDLALAQDAAAPVTEAVQAAPADAAPAAPEAAPTEAEPKLDTGDTAWMLTSTLLVIMMSIPGLALFYGGLTRAKNMLSVLMQVFVIFSLITVLWSLYGYSLAFAGGGSFVGTLEKVFLRGITPDTLSGTIPEYVFAGFQSAFAAITVALIVGGFAERIRFSAVMLFSVLWFTFCYIPVAHMVWAEGGLLFEDGALDFAGGTVIHINAGIAALVGAYMVGKRLGYGKEAMPPHSLTLTMVGASLLWVGWFGFNAGSALAANGTAALAFVNTIVATGAATLAWCVGEALTKGKASMLGAASGAVAGLVGVTPAAGFVGPMGAIVIGLAAGLICLWGVTGLKRMLGVDDSFDVFGVHGVGGIVGAILTGVFAAPGLGGTGAEDYAIGAQLLIQLKGVLITIVWSAVVSVIAYKIVDLLVGLRVSEEAEREGLDITSHGETAYSK; translated from the coding sequence GACGCTGCGCCGGCTGCCCCCGAGGCCGCGCCGACCGAAGCCGAACCCAAGCTCGACACCGGCGACACCGCGTGGATGCTGACCTCCACGCTGCTGGTCATCATGATGAGCATCCCGGGCCTGGCCCTGTTCTACGGCGGCCTGACCCGCGCGAAGAACATGCTGTCCGTGCTGATGCAGGTGTTCGTGATCTTCTCGCTGATCACGGTCCTGTGGTCGCTGTACGGCTACAGCCTGGCCTTCGCGGGCGGCGGCTCGTTCGTCGGCACGCTGGAGAAGGTGTTCCTGCGTGGCATCACGCCGGACACGCTGTCGGGCACCATCCCCGAGTACGTGTTCGCGGGCTTCCAGTCGGCGTTCGCGGCCATCACCGTCGCGCTGATCGTGGGCGGCTTCGCCGAGCGCATCCGCTTCTCCGCGGTGATGCTGTTCTCGGTGCTGTGGTTCACCTTCTGCTACATCCCGGTCGCCCACATGGTGTGGGCCGAGGGCGGCCTGCTGTTCGAGGACGGCGCGCTGGACTTCGCCGGCGGCACCGTCATCCACATCAACGCCGGCATCGCGGCCCTGGTCGGTGCCTACATGGTCGGCAAGCGCCTGGGCTACGGCAAGGAAGCGATGCCCCCGCACTCGCTGACCCTGACCATGGTCGGTGCCTCGCTGCTGTGGGTGGGCTGGTTCGGCTTCAACGCGGGTTCCGCGCTGGCTGCCAACGGCACCGCTGCGCTGGCCTTCGTCAACACCATCGTCGCCACCGGTGCCGCCACCCTGGCCTGGTGCGTGGGTGAAGCGCTGACCAAGGGCAAGGCCTCGATGCTGGGTGCGGCCTCCGGCGCGGTGGCGGGCCTGGTGGGCGTGACCCCGGCGGCCGGCTTCGTCGGCCCGATGGGCGCCATCGTGATCGGCCTGGCGGCCGGCCTGATCTGCCTGTGGGGCGTGACCGGCCTGAAGCGCATGCTGGGCGTGGACGACTCGTTCGACGTGTTCGGCGTGCACGGCGTCGGCGGCATCGTCGGTGCCATCCTGACCGGCGTCTTCGCGGCGCCGGGCCTGGGCGGCACGGGTGCGGAAGACTACGCGATCGGCGCGCAGCTGCTGATCCAGCTCAAGGGCGTGCTCATCACCATCGTCTGGTCGGCCGTGGTCTCCGTGATCGCCTACAAGATCGTGGACCTGCTGGTCGGGCTGCGGGTCTCGGAAGAGGCCGAACGCGAGGGCCTGGACATCACCTCGCACGGCGAGACGGCCTACAGCAAGTAA
- a CDS encoding cupin domain-containing protein: MTSLCNAKPFPEPFPVAGTLLHAGDAGDVTRLPPPVTPAVLEHLDGRVLGAYVVSTPDDAHSHLWEMHPAADEVLYLLAGELEVEHDDGQARGRTRLRAHEGLVMPRGVWHRLVVRQPGMLLALTTPRGTQLRPHAADAHAA; this comes from the coding sequence ATGACTTCCCTTTGCAATGCCAAGCCCTTCCCCGAGCCCTTCCCGGTGGCCGGCACCCTGCTCCATGCCGGCGACGCGGGCGATGTCACCCGGCTGCCCCCGCCGGTCACGCCGGCCGTGCTGGAGCACCTCGACGGACGCGTGCTCGGTGCCTACGTGGTGTCCACGCCCGACGACGCGCACTCCCACCTGTGGGAGATGCACCCCGCGGCGGACGAGGTGCTGTACCTGCTCGCGGGCGAACTGGAGGTGGAGCACGACGACGGGCAGGCCCGCGGCCGCACCCGCCTGCGCGCCCACGAAGGCCTGGTGATGCCGCGCGGGGTGTGGCACCGCCTGGTCGTGCGCCAGCCCGGCATGTTGTTGGCGCTGACCACGCCGCGCGGCACGCAGCTGCGCCCCCACGCCGCAGACGCCCATGCAGCGTGA